The region TGTTCTTGATGGAGAACAAAGTATGTACCACATGGGTAATATGTATAGTTCAGGTCTGAAAGGGTCAATTACTCAATTATAGTTGTAACAGTACCGATTCAGGTGGCATACAAACAGTCTGAGGGTGGTATTAAACCTTGAATAGACGGCAAGGCAAATTATGATTGAAGGATCAGTCTTTCCAAAAGAATCATTCTACGACTGCAACCTTAAAACTGATTAATAAATTAATGCAACATGCGCTACTAAATAAGGTTTCCTCATTCATGTAGTAACTATATTAGATCAAACCGTGCAATAAATACATCATTTGCACAAAACTGATAGTGGTTCATAAAGTAGAATCAAGTCGATGAGAATAACTGGAAGGGAATAGACACTAGGAATCAGGCATCACAAATCTGATTGACCAATTCTACTTTTAAGGAAAATCGGAAACTATGGTCTCCCAACAGCTACCATAAAATTCAAAGAATTCGACAAAACAATTGAATAAAGAGCACATAAGCAGTAAGCTTACCGCCATAGTCCTTGTTCTCAGCATCAACATAGGAATCAGGAAGCACAAAAAGAACACCCGGGAGGCctgtaaattgaaaacacaaactaTCATTATGAAAACCACCAGAAATATCCAACAGCAAAATATCTCTTGATATTAACTACTGACTTAAAACGAATGTACATATGCAAATGTTCATATAACTACCATAACACTGAAACTGCACTCAGTAGCAATTTTTCTCTTCAGATTAGCTAATGAACAATCAACAAACAAATATATGTTAAACATAAGGCTGTTACAGAACACCTCACATAATAAACCTTCTAAAATCAAGATATCAACAAATCAAATCCCTGACACACACAAACAAAAGCAAAAGTGTAGTAGCACACCATACAGTCCAAATGAGATATACAAAGAACAATGTTCATGAACCGATATAGCCATCACCAAAGGATCACAGATTGCAATAGTGCAGCACAATTCAATCTGTACTAATATAGGACAAACATGAACTTGTAACAACATGCATTTGGCATTCACACATTCACTTGAAAATTTTCTGGCTCCCAACTAGTAAATGGATGTGTTAATCATGTTATTCAACTAGACAACAGAATACTTTTTTTTGATAAAAGAAGGGCTCTCCCCTTCCGATTTTTATTAAGAAAACCATAGCAGTTTGATTACAAAGTTCAAACAAAACCAACGGACACCTACCAACTCAACCTTCCTCCACCAGAAGGGGCAGAGCAGCACCGCGCGCAAAATACCCAAACATCCAAGTCTACCTCATTAGACAACAGAATACTGAAACATGACTGTACAGCAATTGGAAACTGAAACCTAAGATGGTATCCAAACCCAATCGTCGTAATACGTGCTTAAAACATGGAAACAAGTTTGCATTTCGCTGAAGTATACCTTCCAGCTTGTTGGATGTCTCCTCGTCAATCTCGCACCCAAACCCAAAGTAACGCTCACAGGACACGTTGTAGATCCTCTTCTTCGCGTCCTCCTCGCTACACCGTCGACCAACAACAAAACCGAAATTAGCCTCATTCCACGAAGCACCCATGGCCGGGCGGATTGGTTCGACCCCAAAAGCGAGCGGATTACCTCCCCACGACCTTGGCGAGGGTCTGGATGTAGCAGTCGATCATCTGCTGCTTGGTGGCGCCCTCGCCGCCGGGCTTGTCCATGACGATGAGCCAGTGCTCGTAGTCGCAGCCGGGGAAGAGCGGCGCCATCTCCGTGGGCGCGCGGTCCCCGCCCTGCCCCGGCCGCAGCGGCGAGTACGAGGCGTCGGGCCGCCGCGCCATGCAGCGGACGGCGCGGCCGACGCgaggccgcgcggggcgcgcggagGGGCAGGGGAGGCGCCGCGACAGGAACACCGGGTGCaccgggcgcgcggcggcggcgacggcgcgcgcTGCGGTGGCCATGGCGGGAGTGGCCGCTGTCGAAAGGAGAcgagcggaggaggaggtggaaccGGAATGGATGGGGTTTTGATTGGGGGTTTGGGAGCAGGGACACGCAGAAGAGAAGAGATATTATTATTTGCTGCCCGCGCCTCTGGGCCTTGGTGCTAACAGGCCCTATTCGTAACCGAGTGGATCTGAAAcgaccggcccggcccggccctgcTCGGCACAAGACAACGATACAATTGTGCGGTAGTAATAAATAGTCTTGAAAGAAAGGTCGGGGCCACGACGGCTAGAGGAGCAGCAGAGGATAGCTTTTCCCCACGGACCCTTCTCGTCTTCCACGTGATTCGAGTCGCCTCGCCTCTCCCCCGTCAGGTACGAACTCGATCCGCCTCCCCGCAGGGGGATTCTCCGTTGATTTCTTTTCCCGTCGCGTCGATCTGGGCGGATCTGGGCCGGAATCGGCCGCGCGTGATGCTGGGTCGTCTCGTTGATTTGATCCTGCTCGCTCCCGCTGTTGCAATTTAGGCGCTGTTTGTTTGATGACCCGGTCGATTGAGGATAAGCAAAGGGTGTTCGGGGATCGCTGATTTGTCAAGTAGCTGGCCTCTGTTGCTGGATCTTAGTTGATCTGATCTGGATTTGCAGTTTGAGGTAGGGGAAAGTCCATAATGTATGGGCATCTAGCTGGCGTGTAAGCTTGTGTAGAACCGCCTGGGTAGATCCAACTATTCTGTAGTGGCTGTTGCTATGTACGCTAAATTAACCCGATTAGCTTGCTGTTCCAAGGTAGTTGGGTCCTGGATGGAATCAGGCGATTGCGTATGAATGTTTAAGCCGCTCGAAGCCAATGCTACTTACTGCTGTGGTAGTTTTGTAGCTCCGTGTGGAGGTAGTGTTGATATTTGGTATTCTGAGTAGCAGCAGTTTTGTGGGATTTTAATTCCAGCTATATTTATCTGTAAAACTGCAGCTAGTTACATGTCGGACATCATGGATAGTGATATAGGCTTCTCTTTTGTTATGATTTTTGGGATGTTAGGTGACATTCTACGTTTCAGACCTCCTAACCATGTAACAATATTGCATACCATTTGCATTTCATTGATTGTTGTTCTTCATTCCGCAGCCCAAACATGGACTCTAGCAGGCGCCCGAGTGGAATCCAGCAATTGCTTGCTGCAGAGCAAGAGGCTCAGCAAATTGTAAATGCTGCTAGGGCTGGTAAATTTCTTATTTTTGGCTTAATTAATTATG is a window of Triticum dicoccoides isolate Atlit2015 ecotype Zavitan chromosome 2B, WEW_v2.0, whole genome shotgun sequence DNA encoding:
- the LOC119365485 gene encoding multiple organellar RNA editing factor 2, chloroplastic-like; protein product: MATAARAVAAAARPVHPVFLSRRLPCPSARPARPRVGRAVRCMARRPDASYSPLRPGQGGDRAPTEMAPLFPGCDYEHWLIVMDKPGGEGATKQQMIDCYIQTLAKVVGSEEDAKKRIYNVSCERYFGFGCEIDEETSNKLEGLPGVLFVLPDSYVDAENKDYGAELFVNGEIVQRSPERQRRVEPVPQRAQDRPRYSDRTRYVKRRENQAYQR